In the genome of Andrena cerasifolii isolate SP2316 chromosome 5, iyAndCera1_principal, whole genome shotgun sequence, one region contains:
- the Thw gene encoding chitin-binding domain protein thawb isoform X1: MKRIMHKDLSRMAYLEIIIFLCSAVSFMPSSCKAESENSNKRTSLPGLLSGLDLSGADPSAEENAESLRRIVKRSAPEKNGEYQVYQVFFGNADLLKEWLKGAGVTGQPGVDFPALTTIPATSFSCRGLKGGYYADLETNCQVFHICDNGRKISFLCPNGTIFQQSQLICDWWFKVDCSKSTELYEQSSEQLLEEERRRAESRRSRLDYQQSVDAGGQQDYYDVQNLSYDGKQNGRVKTYEEPPLENQVQANQDRIKTSRYFDSGNNFSQESNGQRDGNQLYSNGFQTSQAPNTKQQFNQFTRNTDEGSVNKYPTTQDYFSTPKKAQNYHATNRNANSQRDEKGARKRLKFKSSARNISTPTAPQRVTPSYMESTTFRAGNTSPIKEAQQFAESAAFVSNRGNRFNENTGNSHQYYYQLYQNRDATTRSPDYDPVGATTSRGDSYSTQRNDYSSFTSTTYTPLESTTQYVTTTITPPCNDDVTAESTAATYPSTTPDVPSTDPDVPPNSSYDYRGNGRSTAGIRNTFPTTSYYNSFDNRNTNRNSGTEAPPTTTRSYTTTEGYRENSVTPNFLHQKYSASQVTPLPTSSVRGSSFGRGTESPTTRSTFDSQYNRVTSKSPSTVTPGYRQTLASTTTEKPFKTTLAYQQNVVTEKDLSPYDRSFTYKQGKVMSTLGPYIPFTKNYAYTTTTSSTSKPTPYSPTVPTFTSARTLIPKLRQSSPTTSSKLKSSSARFSEREHALGMLSSLKNIENNATSLSERPANVSSAPAPSTLHSLALYFSTATENFDSNETTDSSVSVESEDDAEKSIVSRNSNGTAQVPSGLLTQHTINSYAELFRLNDAAESNNVTTEDRLDSSSVYGEDYNEDLELQQSGGSLDDLRKSNSSRLRELAQVFTHALSAYLLDPDTFKRVLTEIRPTEPARTTTEPEEWKTTTAYSTAHEDYTSSIREQDEVLDFSDDGNDLRQKLTTVYPTTFEPPTTLQDVYETFNTLPSTYYTTPRASNHEAYETSPNSVTNSYFDTSAPLTDNTFAVEHGSTPYASDSSVFYNRNNEIGKDNVGSPVTDNYVPTGETGRPNRVGGFQNNSVTIVTEPYRGDKLFVTTPLSDNYVVSPTPSPPSLLLHMVTYSWNKKPTSKKPEQQLTPPFFESYLETIRRENERISQSLNPESYPSTPMSVQSARSTTFGPSKSYETPSNQPHKAQHHKASLFEPKSNAASIPTSRTSYMKFRSGYNRVDEHNIQSTEDSPNGTPKALDFGTTNIVDTTPCSHTESSDSFESVSDKEDLKMLSNDHWTSSPAVTHLWETSVFVDPQRINHGLESDPSSTIPIGLDSVTGSHESFDYASTPSLHEDSSGSSEDLSINESDLPFPQNRLSRDKDSPTTFSLLPTSFSIENTVTPKPLITTRSSITTTITSSVTSTLPRDGAVSSPPYPVESSSNGTENEIAEKLFGKLNATSSNTLMRVMKQADNNETVRQLVLLLVRHCSDPVNKTLEREKEELLNALLKLPVNEFSSEESRGVVAGINQLTLPALRSSVYARTASTTPMTTTEPPVTTYRSRKTRRFRTTTENSANMVKRSEKAVAPDGGNSLQEDESSSSDGRALELLRSLYTIATKWG, translated from the exons AATCATGCACAAGGATTTATCGAGAATGGCTTACCTTGAAATAATCATATTTTTGT GTTCAGCAGTTAGTTTCATGCCCAGCTCCTGCAAGGCAGAG TCGGAGAATAGCAACAAAAGGACGAGCCTGCCGGGGTTGTTATCGGGGCTGGATCTATCGGGCGCAGATCCATCGGCAGAAGAGAACGCGGAATCCTTGAGAAGAATCGTAAAAAGATCGGCACCGGAGAAGAATGGCGAGTACCAAGTTTATCAAG TCTTCTTCGGCAACGCGGATCTTCTCAAGGAATGGCTCAAAGGAGcgg GCGTGACAGGACAACCCGGAGTAGACTTCCCGGCTCTGACAACGATTCCGGCTACATCGTTCAGTTGCCGCGGCTTGAAAGGTGGTTACTACGCGGACCTGGAGACAAATTGTCAA GTATTCCACATCTGCGACAACGGCAGGAAAATATCCTTCCTCTGCCCGAACGGCACCATCTTCCAGCAATCGCAGCTGATTTGCGATTGGTGGTTCAAGGTGGACTGCAGCAAATCCACGGAACTGTACGAGCAGAGTAGCGAGCAGCTGCTCGAGGAGGAACGGAGGCGAGCGGAGTCAAGGAGATCGAGATTGGACTATCAGCAATCGGTGGACGCGGGCGGGCAGCAGGACTACTACGACGTTCAGAATCTCAGCTACGACGGCAAGCAGAACGGGCGAGTGAAGACGTACGAGGAGCCGCCGTTAGAGAATCAGGTGCAGGCCAATCAGGATCGAATAAAGACCTCTCGTTACTTCGACTCCGGTAACAATTTCAGCCAGGAGTCGAACGGACAAAGGGACGGCAACCAATTGTACAGCAACGGCTTCCAAACGAGCCAGGCACCGAACACGAAGCAGCAATTCAATCAGTTCACAAGGAACACCGACGAAGGGAGCGTGAACAAGTACCCAACCACCCAGGATTACTTCAGCACCCCGAAGAAGGCGCAGAATTATCACGCCACCAACCGGAACGCGAACAGCCAGCGGGACGAAAAGGGAGCGCGGAAGAGATTGAAGTTTAAAAGCTCCGCGAGGAATATATCGACGCCTACCGCCCCGCAAAGGGTCACCCCGTCTTATATGGAGTCTACGACGTTCAGGGCCGGTAATACCAGCCCGATAAAGGAGGCCCAGCAGTTTGCCGAGAGCGCGGCGTTTGTCAGCAATCGTGGGAATAGGTTCAATGAAAACACCGGCAATTCGCATCAGTATTACTATCAGTTGTACCAGAATCGCGACGCCACGACTAGAAGCCCTGACTACGACCCCGTAGGCGCGACCACTTCTAGAGGCGACAGCTATTCCACCCAGAGGAACGATTACTCCTCGTTTACGAGCACCACGTACACCCCGCTCGAATCGACGACGCAGTACGTAACGACCACGATAACCCCTCCTTGTAACGACGACGTTACTGCGGAGAGTACCGCTGCGACGTATCCTTCGACGACTCCTGACGTTCCATCCACGGATCCTGACGTACCACCGAATAGCAGTTACGATTACAGGGGGAACGGCAGGAGTACCGCGGGGATTCGAAACACCTTCCCTACGACGAGTTATTATAACAGCTTTGATAATAGAAACACCAACAGAAATTCAGGAACAGAGGCGCCTCCGACCACCACTCGTTCCTATACAACCACGGAGGGTTATCGTGAAAATAGCGTCACACCGAATTTTCTGCATCAGAAGTATAGCGCGAGCCAGGTCACTCCTCTGCCTACTTCGTCCGTTCGTGGTAGTAGCTTCGGCCGAGGCACAGAGAGCCCAACCACGAGGAGTACTTTTGACAGTCAATACAACAGAGTAACGAGCAAGAGTCCCTCCACAGTTACACCCGGCTATCGACAAACCTTGGCCAGCACCACCACGGAGAAGCCGTTTAAAACTACCCTTGCTTACCAGCAGAACGTCGTGACAGAGAAAGATTTGAGCCCCTACGACAGAAGCTTCACATACAAGCAGGGCAAGGTGATGTCCACCCTTGGACCTTACATCCCGTTCACCAAGAATTACGCCTACACTACGACCACCAGCTCAACTTCCAAGCCCACCCCGTACAGCCCTACCGTGCCCACGTTCACGTCGGCTAGGACCTTGATACCGAAATTGAGGCAGTCCTCGCCAACCACGTCGAGCAAGCTGAAATCGAGCTCGGCACGGTTCTCGGAGCGGGAGCACGCGTTGGGCATGCTAAGCTCTTTAAAGAATATAGAGAACAATGCCACCAGTCTGTCCGAGAGGCCGGCGAATGTCTCCAGCGCCCCAGCCCCATCGACTCTGCACTCCCTGGCTCTGTATTTCTCCACAGCCACGGAGAACTTCGACTCCAACGAGACTACCGACTCGTCGGTCAGCGTCGAGTCCGAGGATGATGCAGAGAAGTCGATCGTCTCGAGGAACAGCAACGGGACAGCGCAAGTACCATCCGGCCTTCTGACGCAGCACACCATAAACTCGTACGCCGAATTGTTCAGGCTGAACGACGCTGCCGAGAGCAATAACGTGACGACGGAGGATCGTTTAGATAGCAGCAGCGTCTACGGCGAAGATTACAACGAGGACCTGGAGCTGCAGCAAAGCGGAGGGTCGTTGGACGATCTTCGAAAGTCGAACAGCAGCCGACTACGAGAGCTGGCTCAGGTCTTCACTCACGCGTTGTCCGCCTATCTTCTGGATCCAGATACGTTCAAGAGGGTGCTCACAGAGATCAGGCCTACCGAGCcagcgaggacgacgacggagCCCGAAGAATGGAAGACTACGACCGCGTATTCGACCGCGCACGAGGATTACACTTCCTCGATTAGAGAGCAGGACGAGGTGCTGGATTTCTCTGACGATGGCAACGACCTCAGGCAAAAATTGACCACCGTGTATCCTACTACCTTTGAGCCACCCACTACGCTCCAGGATGTTTACGAGACTTTCAACACGTTACCGAGTACTTACTACACCACTCCCAGAGCGTCTAATCACGAAGCTTACGAGACGAGTCCGAACTCCGTGACCAACTCTTATTTCGATACTTCGGCGCCTCTGACGGACAACACGTTCGCCGTGGAGCACGGCAGCACCCCGTACGCCAGCGACTCGAGTGTGTTTTACAATCGGAATAACGAGATAGGCAAAGACAACGTTGGATCGCCGGTGACCGACAATTACGTTCCGACCGGCGAGACTGGGAGACCGAATCGAGTGGGTGGCTTCCAAAATAACAGCGTCACGATCGTCACTGAGCCTTACAGAGGGGACAAGCTGTTCGTTACTACTCCTTTAAGCGACAACTACGTGGTCTCGCCGACGCCCTCTCCGCCGTCGTTGCTCCTGCACATGGTCACTTACAGCTGGAACAAGAAGCCCACGAGCAAGAAACCAGAGCAGCAGCTCACTCCCCCGTTCTTCGAGAGTTACTTGGAAACGATACGACGTGAGAACGAGAGGATATCCCAGTCTCTGAATCCCGAGAGCTATCCCAGCACCCCTATGTCCGTCCAGAGTGCACGCTCCACGACTTTCGGCCCCTCTAAGAGCTACGAGACGCCCAGCAATCAGCCCCACAAAGCCCAGCACCACAAGGCATCGCTGTTCGAGCCGAAATCCAACGCAGCCTCTATCCCCACGTCGCGAACTAGTTACATGAAGTTCAGGAGCGGTTACAACCGCGTGGACGAGCACAATATCCAGTCGACCGAGGATTCGCCGAACGGAACGCCCAAGGCGCTAGACTTCGGTACAACGAATATCGTGGATACCACACCTTGCTCTCACACCGAATCTAGCGACTCGTTCGAGAGCGTCAGTGACAAGGAGGACCTGAAGATGCTGAGCAACGATCACTGGACGTCGTCGCCCGCCGTGACGCACCTTTGGGAGACCTCCGTCTTCGTCGATCCTCAGCGGATCAATCACGGTTTGGAGTCAGATCCCAGCTCAACAATCCCCATAGGTCTGGACAGCGTAACGGGCAGCCACGAAAGTTTCGACTACGCGAGTACACCTTCCCTGCACGAGGACTCATCCGGCAGCTCGGAAGACTTGTCCATCAACGAATCGGACCTACCTTTCCCACAAAATAGGCTATCAAGGGACAAAGACTCGCCCACGACCTTCTCCTTGCTCCCGACTTCCTTCTCCATCGAGAACACCGTGACCCCGAAACCGCTGATCACCACGCGCTCCAGCATCACCACCACCATAACGTCCTCCGTCACGTCCACCTTGCCTCGAGATGGTGCAGTGTCCTCGCCGCCGTACCCAGTCGAATCTAGCTCGAACGGGACGGAGAACGAGATCGCGGAGAAACTGTTCGGCAAATTAAACGCGACTAGCAGCAACACCTTGATGAGGGTGATGAAGCAGGCGGACAATAACGAGACCGTAAGGCAGCTGGTTCTGCTGCTGGTCAGACACTGCAGCGACCCGGTGAACAAAACGTTGGAGCGGGAGAAGGAGGAGCTGTTGAACGCGCTTCTTAAACTACCTGTAAACGAATTCTCGTCGGAGGAGTCGAGAGGCGTCGTGGCTGGTATCAATCAGCTCACCCTGCCTGCCCTACGGTCCTCCGTTTACGCGAGAACCGCGTCCACCACCCCGATGACCACCACCGAGCCACCGGTCACCACGTACAGGAGCAGGAAGACTCGGAGGTTTCGAACGACCACGGAGAACTCCGCGAACATGGTGAAGAGATCGGAGAAAGCGGTGGCGCCGGATGGGGGTAACTCTTTGCAGGAGGACGAGAGCTCTTCGTCGGACGGCAGGGCGCTGGAGCTCCTCAGATCGCTGTACACGATAGCCACGAAATGGGGCTGA
- the Thw gene encoding chitin-binding domain protein thawb isoform X3 yields MKRIMHKDLSRMAYLEIIIFLCSAVSFMPSSCKAESENSNKRTSLPGLLSGLDLSGADPSAEENAESLRRIVKRSAPEKNGVTGQPGVDFPALTTIPATSFSCRGLKGGYYADLETNCQVFHICDNGRKISFLCPNGTIFQQSQLICDWWFKVDCSKSTELYEQSSEQLLEEERRRAESRRSRLDYQQSVDAGGQQDYYDVQNLSYDGKQNGRVKTYEEPPLENQVQANQDRIKTSRYFDSGNNFSQESNGQRDGNQLYSNGFQTSQAPNTKQQFNQFTRNTDEGSVNKYPTTQDYFSTPKKAQNYHATNRNANSQRDEKGARKRLKFKSSARNISTPTAPQRVTPSYMESTTFRAGNTSPIKEAQQFAESAAFVSNRGNRFNENTGNSHQYYYQLYQNRDATTRSPDYDPVGATTSRGDSYSTQRNDYSSFTSTTYTPLESTTQYVTTTITPPCNDDVTAESTAATYPSTTPDVPSTDPDVPPNSSYDYRGNGRSTAGIRNTFPTTSYYNSFDNRNTNRNSGTEAPPTTTRSYTTTEGYRENSVTPNFLHQKYSASQVTPLPTSSVRGSSFGRGTESPTTRSTFDSQYNRVTSKSPSTVTPGYRQTLASTTTEKPFKTTLAYQQNVVTEKDLSPYDRSFTYKQGKVMSTLGPYIPFTKNYAYTTTTSSTSKPTPYSPTVPTFTSARTLIPKLRQSSPTTSSKLKSSSARFSEREHALGMLSSLKNIENNATSLSERPANVSSAPAPSTLHSLALYFSTATENFDSNETTDSSVSVESEDDAEKSIVSRNSNGTAQVPSGLLTQHTINSYAELFRLNDAAESNNVTTEDRLDSSSVYGEDYNEDLELQQSGGSLDDLRKSNSSRLRELAQVFTHALSAYLLDPDTFKRVLTEIRPTEPARTTTEPEEWKTTTAYSTAHEDYTSSIREQDEVLDFSDDGNDLRQKLTTVYPTTFEPPTTLQDVYETFNTLPSTYYTTPRASNHEAYETSPNSVTNSYFDTSAPLTDNTFAVEHGSTPYASDSSVFYNRNNEIGKDNVGSPVTDNYVPTGETGRPNRVGGFQNNSVTIVTEPYRGDKLFVTTPLSDNYVVSPTPSPPSLLLHMVTYSWNKKPTSKKPEQQLTPPFFESYLETIRRENERISQSLNPESYPSTPMSVQSARSTTFGPSKSYETPSNQPHKAQHHKASLFEPKSNAASIPTSRTSYMKFRSGYNRVDEHNIQSTEDSPNGTPKALDFGTTNIVDTTPCSHTESSDSFESVSDKEDLKMLSNDHWTSSPAVTHLWETSVFVDPQRINHGLESDPSSTIPIGLDSVTGSHESFDYASTPSLHEDSSGSSEDLSINESDLPFPQNRLSRDKDSPTTFSLLPTSFSIENTVTPKPLITTRSSITTTITSSVTSTLPRDGAVSSPPYPVESSSNGTENEIAEKLFGKLNATSSNTLMRVMKQADNNETVRQLVLLLVRHCSDPVNKTLEREKEELLNALLKLPVNEFSSEESRGVVAGINQLTLPALRSSVYARTASTTPMTTTEPPVTTYRSRKTRRFRTTTENSANMVKRSEKAVAPDGGNSLQEDESSSSDGRALELLRSLYTIATKWG; encoded by the exons AATCATGCACAAGGATTTATCGAGAATGGCTTACCTTGAAATAATCATATTTTTGT GTTCAGCAGTTAGTTTCATGCCCAGCTCCTGCAAGGCAGAG TCGGAGAATAGCAACAAAAGGACGAGCCTGCCGGGGTTGTTATCGGGGCTGGATCTATCGGGCGCAGATCCATCGGCAGAAGAGAACGCGGAATCCTTGAGAAGAATCGTAAAAAGATCGGCACCGGAGAAGAATG GCGTGACAGGACAACCCGGAGTAGACTTCCCGGCTCTGACAACGATTCCGGCTACATCGTTCAGTTGCCGCGGCTTGAAAGGTGGTTACTACGCGGACCTGGAGACAAATTGTCAA GTATTCCACATCTGCGACAACGGCAGGAAAATATCCTTCCTCTGCCCGAACGGCACCATCTTCCAGCAATCGCAGCTGATTTGCGATTGGTGGTTCAAGGTGGACTGCAGCAAATCCACGGAACTGTACGAGCAGAGTAGCGAGCAGCTGCTCGAGGAGGAACGGAGGCGAGCGGAGTCAAGGAGATCGAGATTGGACTATCAGCAATCGGTGGACGCGGGCGGGCAGCAGGACTACTACGACGTTCAGAATCTCAGCTACGACGGCAAGCAGAACGGGCGAGTGAAGACGTACGAGGAGCCGCCGTTAGAGAATCAGGTGCAGGCCAATCAGGATCGAATAAAGACCTCTCGTTACTTCGACTCCGGTAACAATTTCAGCCAGGAGTCGAACGGACAAAGGGACGGCAACCAATTGTACAGCAACGGCTTCCAAACGAGCCAGGCACCGAACACGAAGCAGCAATTCAATCAGTTCACAAGGAACACCGACGAAGGGAGCGTGAACAAGTACCCAACCACCCAGGATTACTTCAGCACCCCGAAGAAGGCGCAGAATTATCACGCCACCAACCGGAACGCGAACAGCCAGCGGGACGAAAAGGGAGCGCGGAAGAGATTGAAGTTTAAAAGCTCCGCGAGGAATATATCGACGCCTACCGCCCCGCAAAGGGTCACCCCGTCTTATATGGAGTCTACGACGTTCAGGGCCGGTAATACCAGCCCGATAAAGGAGGCCCAGCAGTTTGCCGAGAGCGCGGCGTTTGTCAGCAATCGTGGGAATAGGTTCAATGAAAACACCGGCAATTCGCATCAGTATTACTATCAGTTGTACCAGAATCGCGACGCCACGACTAGAAGCCCTGACTACGACCCCGTAGGCGCGACCACTTCTAGAGGCGACAGCTATTCCACCCAGAGGAACGATTACTCCTCGTTTACGAGCACCACGTACACCCCGCTCGAATCGACGACGCAGTACGTAACGACCACGATAACCCCTCCTTGTAACGACGACGTTACTGCGGAGAGTACCGCTGCGACGTATCCTTCGACGACTCCTGACGTTCCATCCACGGATCCTGACGTACCACCGAATAGCAGTTACGATTACAGGGGGAACGGCAGGAGTACCGCGGGGATTCGAAACACCTTCCCTACGACGAGTTATTATAACAGCTTTGATAATAGAAACACCAACAGAAATTCAGGAACAGAGGCGCCTCCGACCACCACTCGTTCCTATACAACCACGGAGGGTTATCGTGAAAATAGCGTCACACCGAATTTTCTGCATCAGAAGTATAGCGCGAGCCAGGTCACTCCTCTGCCTACTTCGTCCGTTCGTGGTAGTAGCTTCGGCCGAGGCACAGAGAGCCCAACCACGAGGAGTACTTTTGACAGTCAATACAACAGAGTAACGAGCAAGAGTCCCTCCACAGTTACACCCGGCTATCGACAAACCTTGGCCAGCACCACCACGGAGAAGCCGTTTAAAACTACCCTTGCTTACCAGCAGAACGTCGTGACAGAGAAAGATTTGAGCCCCTACGACAGAAGCTTCACATACAAGCAGGGCAAGGTGATGTCCACCCTTGGACCTTACATCCCGTTCACCAAGAATTACGCCTACACTACGACCACCAGCTCAACTTCCAAGCCCACCCCGTACAGCCCTACCGTGCCCACGTTCACGTCGGCTAGGACCTTGATACCGAAATTGAGGCAGTCCTCGCCAACCACGTCGAGCAAGCTGAAATCGAGCTCGGCACGGTTCTCGGAGCGGGAGCACGCGTTGGGCATGCTAAGCTCTTTAAAGAATATAGAGAACAATGCCACCAGTCTGTCCGAGAGGCCGGCGAATGTCTCCAGCGCCCCAGCCCCATCGACTCTGCACTCCCTGGCTCTGTATTTCTCCACAGCCACGGAGAACTTCGACTCCAACGAGACTACCGACTCGTCGGTCAGCGTCGAGTCCGAGGATGATGCAGAGAAGTCGATCGTCTCGAGGAACAGCAACGGGACAGCGCAAGTACCATCCGGCCTTCTGACGCAGCACACCATAAACTCGTACGCCGAATTGTTCAGGCTGAACGACGCTGCCGAGAGCAATAACGTGACGACGGAGGATCGTTTAGATAGCAGCAGCGTCTACGGCGAAGATTACAACGAGGACCTGGAGCTGCAGCAAAGCGGAGGGTCGTTGGACGATCTTCGAAAGTCGAACAGCAGCCGACTACGAGAGCTGGCTCAGGTCTTCACTCACGCGTTGTCCGCCTATCTTCTGGATCCAGATACGTTCAAGAGGGTGCTCACAGAGATCAGGCCTACCGAGCcagcgaggacgacgacggagCCCGAAGAATGGAAGACTACGACCGCGTATTCGACCGCGCACGAGGATTACACTTCCTCGATTAGAGAGCAGGACGAGGTGCTGGATTTCTCTGACGATGGCAACGACCTCAGGCAAAAATTGACCACCGTGTATCCTACTACCTTTGAGCCACCCACTACGCTCCAGGATGTTTACGAGACTTTCAACACGTTACCGAGTACTTACTACACCACTCCCAGAGCGTCTAATCACGAAGCTTACGAGACGAGTCCGAACTCCGTGACCAACTCTTATTTCGATACTTCGGCGCCTCTGACGGACAACACGTTCGCCGTGGAGCACGGCAGCACCCCGTACGCCAGCGACTCGAGTGTGTTTTACAATCGGAATAACGAGATAGGCAAAGACAACGTTGGATCGCCGGTGACCGACAATTACGTTCCGACCGGCGAGACTGGGAGACCGAATCGAGTGGGTGGCTTCCAAAATAACAGCGTCACGATCGTCACTGAGCCTTACAGAGGGGACAAGCTGTTCGTTACTACTCCTTTAAGCGACAACTACGTGGTCTCGCCGACGCCCTCTCCGCCGTCGTTGCTCCTGCACATGGTCACTTACAGCTGGAACAAGAAGCCCACGAGCAAGAAACCAGAGCAGCAGCTCACTCCCCCGTTCTTCGAGAGTTACTTGGAAACGATACGACGTGAGAACGAGAGGATATCCCAGTCTCTGAATCCCGAGAGCTATCCCAGCACCCCTATGTCCGTCCAGAGTGCACGCTCCACGACTTTCGGCCCCTCTAAGAGCTACGAGACGCCCAGCAATCAGCCCCACAAAGCCCAGCACCACAAGGCATCGCTGTTCGAGCCGAAATCCAACGCAGCCTCTATCCCCACGTCGCGAACTAGTTACATGAAGTTCAGGAGCGGTTACAACCGCGTGGACGAGCACAATATCCAGTCGACCGAGGATTCGCCGAACGGAACGCCCAAGGCGCTAGACTTCGGTACAACGAATATCGTGGATACCACACCTTGCTCTCACACCGAATCTAGCGACTCGTTCGAGAGCGTCAGTGACAAGGAGGACCTGAAGATGCTGAGCAACGATCACTGGACGTCGTCGCCCGCCGTGACGCACCTTTGGGAGACCTCCGTCTTCGTCGATCCTCAGCGGATCAATCACGGTTTGGAGTCAGATCCCAGCTCAACAATCCCCATAGGTCTGGACAGCGTAACGGGCAGCCACGAAAGTTTCGACTACGCGAGTACACCTTCCCTGCACGAGGACTCATCCGGCAGCTCGGAAGACTTGTCCATCAACGAATCGGACCTACCTTTCCCACAAAATAGGCTATCAAGGGACAAAGACTCGCCCACGACCTTCTCCTTGCTCCCGACTTCCTTCTCCATCGAGAACACCGTGACCCCGAAACCGCTGATCACCACGCGCTCCAGCATCACCACCACCATAACGTCCTCCGTCACGTCCACCTTGCCTCGAGATGGTGCAGTGTCCTCGCCGCCGTACCCAGTCGAATCTAGCTCGAACGGGACGGAGAACGAGATCGCGGAGAAACTGTTCGGCAAATTAAACGCGACTAGCAGCAACACCTTGATGAGGGTGATGAAGCAGGCGGACAATAACGAGACCGTAAGGCAGCTGGTTCTGCTGCTGGTCAGACACTGCAGCGACCCGGTGAACAAAACGTTGGAGCGGGAGAAGGAGGAGCTGTTGAACGCGCTTCTTAAACTACCTGTAAACGAATTCTCGTCGGAGGAGTCGAGAGGCGTCGTGGCTGGTATCAATCAGCTCACCCTGCCTGCCCTACGGTCCTCCGTTTACGCGAGAACCGCGTCCACCACCCCGATGACCACCACCGAGCCACCGGTCACCACGTACAGGAGCAGGAAGACTCGGAGGTTTCGAACGACCACGGAGAACTCCGCGAACATGGTGAAGAGATCGGAGAAAGCGGTGGCGCCGGATGGGGGTAACTCTTTGCAGGAGGACGAGAGCTCTTCGTCGGACGGCAGGGCGCTGGAGCTCCTCAGATCGCTGTACACGATAGCCACGAAATGGGGCTGA